In Polaromonas sp. JS666, one genomic interval encodes:
- a CDS encoding DUF805 domain-containing protein: MNFGQAISTCLSKYADFSGRASRPEFWWFFLFQILVSVAASMVSDLLNGLMVLGLLLPALAVGTRRLHDIGKSGWWQLIMLTGIGYFLLIYWWVQPASDDAGVYDAASV; encoded by the coding sequence ATGAATTTCGGCCAAGCCATTTCCACCTGCCTTTCCAAGTACGCAGACTTTTCCGGTCGCGCATCCCGCCCCGAATTCTGGTGGTTCTTCCTGTTCCAGATTCTGGTGTCGGTTGCCGCCTCCATGGTGAGCGATCTGCTCAACGGCTTGATGGTGCTCGGCTTGCTGTTGCCGGCGCTGGCTGTGGGCACGCGCCGCCTGCACGATATTGGCAAAAGTGGGTGGTGGCAGCTCATCATGCTCACCGGCATCGGTTATTTCCTGCTGATTTACTGGTGGGTACAGCCTGCGTCCGACGACGCCGGTGTTTACGACGCCGCCTCAGTCTGA
- a CDS encoding IS481-like element ISPosp6 family transposase produces MNIHKNASMTPKGRAHLVQEIARIGLKPAAAAAGLSPRTARKWQQRYAQEGRAGLLDRSSRPLVCPQRSCASKIERAVRLRRTQRLTYERIAERVGLSRSAIARACKAAGAAKLPAFQNAPPVVRYERASPGELLHLDTKKLHRFDKPGHRVTGDRTQNTPRAGSQALHVAIDDHSRVGFSLLLPDETARCACAHLLAALRYYKALGVRVAQVMTDNGSAYKSKRFAKLLRRLGIRHIRTRPYTPRTNGKAERFIQTLLREWAYAFIYPDSDARAHELEPWMHHYNFRRPHSATSHRPPASRLGFDGNNVVRNYS; encoded by the coding sequence ATGAACATCCACAAGAATGCCTCAATGACGCCCAAAGGTCGAGCCCATTTGGTTCAAGAAATTGCCCGGATTGGTCTGAAGCCAGCGGCTGCAGCCGCTGGCTTGAGTCCCCGCACGGCCCGCAAGTGGCAGCAACGTTATGCTCAGGAAGGCCGCGCCGGACTGCTTGACCGCAGTTCCCGGCCTCTGGTTTGCCCGCAGCGCAGCTGCGCCAGCAAAATCGAGCGGGCCGTGCGCTTGCGCAGGACTCAGCGCCTGACCTATGAGCGCATTGCCGAGCGAGTGGGGCTGTCGCGAAGCGCTATTGCACGGGCCTGCAAGGCCGCCGGCGCAGCCAAGCTGCCCGCCTTTCAGAATGCGCCACCTGTGGTGCGCTATGAGCGCGCCAGCCCCGGTGAGTTACTGCACCTGGACACCAAGAAACTACACCGCTTTGACAAGCCGGGCCACCGCGTCACGGGTGACCGCACCCAGAACACGCCCCGGGCGGGCTCACAGGCGCTGCATGTGGCCATCGACGATCACTCCAGGGTGGGGTTTAGCCTGCTGCTGCCTGATGAGACGGCGCGCTGTGCCTGCGCTCACCTGCTGGCAGCGCTGCGCTACTACAAGGCCTTGGGGGTGCGCGTTGCGCAGGTGATGACCGATAACGGCTCGGCTTACAAATCAAAGCGCTTTGCCAAGCTGCTGCGCCGCCTGGGGATCAGGCACATCCGCACGCGCCCTTACACCCCACGCACCAACGGCAAAGCCGAACGATTCATCCAGACCTTGCTGCGCGAATGGGCCTACGCCTTCATCTACCCCGATTCAGATGCTCGGGCCCATGAACTGGAGCCCTGGATGCATCACTACAACTTTCGCAGGCCCCACTCAGCGACCTCCCACCGCCCTCCAGCTTCTCGCCTCGGATTTGATGGGAACAACGTCGTGAGAAACTACAGCTAG
- the tal gene encoding transaldolase — protein sequence MNQLESLKQFTTVVADTGDFRQLGQFKPQDATTNPSLILKAVQKADYQPLLKETVARFKGRALDEVMDRLLVRFGCEILSIIPGRVSTEVDARLSFDANASYTRGERIVELYQAEGIHIDRVLIKVAATWEGIQAAERLERRGIHTNLTLLFSFCQAVACGQARVQLISPFVGRIYDWYKKSAGAAWDEAANAGANDPGVKSVRQIYNHYKHFGIATEVMGASFRNAGQITALAGCDLLTISPELLAQLAASEAPLARSLDAGAARSLDLPAVNYDETGFRYALNEDAMATEKLAEGIRAFAADAIKLEQLMVAA from the coding sequence ATGAATCAGCTCGAATCCCTCAAACAATTCACCACCGTGGTCGCCGACACCGGTGACTTCAGGCAACTGGGCCAGTTCAAGCCGCAGGACGCGACCACCAACCCGTCGCTCATCCTCAAGGCGGTGCAAAAGGCCGACTACCAGCCCCTGCTGAAAGAGACGGTGGCCCGGTTCAAGGGCCGGGCGCTGGATGAAGTCATGGACCGGCTGCTGGTGCGCTTTGGCTGCGAAATCCTCTCCATCATTCCCGGACGCGTGTCCACGGAAGTCGATGCCCGCCTGAGCTTTGATGCCAACGCCAGCTATACGCGCGGCGAGCGCATCGTCGAGCTGTACCAGGCCGAAGGCATTCACATTGACCGCGTGCTGATCAAGGTGGCCGCCACCTGGGAGGGCATCCAGGCGGCAGAGCGGCTGGAGCGGCGCGGCATCCATACCAACCTGACGCTGCTGTTTTCGTTCTGCCAGGCGGTGGCCTGCGGCCAGGCCAGGGTGCAGCTGATTTCGCCCTTTGTGGGCCGCATTTACGACTGGTACAAGAAGTCGGCCGGCGCCGCGTGGGACGAAGCCGCCAATGCTGGCGCCAACGACCCCGGCGTGAAGTCGGTACGCCAGATCTACAACCATTACAAGCACTTCGGCATTGCCACCGAGGTCATGGGTGCGAGCTTTCGCAATGCAGGCCAGATCACCGCGCTGGCGGGCTGCGACCTGCTGACCATCAGCCCAGAACTGCTGGCGCAGCTGGCCGCGTCCGAAGCGCCGCTGGCCCGCTCGCTGGACGCCGGGGCTGCCAGGTCGCTCGACTTGCCCGCCGTGAATTACGACGAAACCGGTTTCCGCTACGCGCTCAACGAAGACGCCATGGCCACCGAAAAGCTGGCCGAAGGCATACGCGCCTTTGCGGCCGATGCGATCAAGCTTGAGCAGCTGATGGTGGCGGCATGA
- the pgi gene encoding glucose-6-phosphate isomerase translates to MKRLRCDQTPAWAALQASFEAGGKSFDLREAFAGDAERFFRFSQEAPYVFADLSKNLLDVTSEALLLDLAVQCQLEQHRDAMFAGDRINSTEQRAVMHFLLRQPALPALEQAQSAIKNTAHELSQVHATLDAMLAYAEEVRADEAITDVVNIGIGGSDLGPQMAVLALGEFATTGKRFHFVSNVDGQELAGVLAQCQPHSTLFLVASKTFTTNETMSNAHSAKRWFEAGGGRDINRHFAALTTNVVAANAFGIRSTFGFWDWVGGRYSLWSAIGLPVAIAIGAVGFRELLAGAHAMDEHFRTAALARNLPVRLGLLDVWYRNFHGFGSRSIAPYSSALRRLPAYLQQLEMESNGKRVDTDGQPLPFATAPVLWGEPGTNGQHAYFQMLHQGTSVVPIEFVAVRKAAHGLPGHHEQLLANVLAQAQALMQGKNDEGGHRHFPGNRPSTFLLLDQLTPASLGALIALQEHRVFVSGALWGINSFDQWGVELGKVLAKDIEPRLRSGDTSGLDGSTAGLLQRLR, encoded by the coding sequence ATGAAACGCCTTCGTTGTGATCAGACCCCGGCCTGGGCGGCGCTGCAGGCCAGCTTTGAAGCCGGCGGAAAATCCTTCGATCTGCGTGAGGCATTTGCCGGCGACGCGGAGCGGTTTTTCCGCTTCAGCCAGGAAGCGCCCTACGTTTTTGCCGATCTCTCCAAGAATCTTCTGGATGTGACCAGTGAGGCGCTGTTGCTGGACCTGGCCGTCCAGTGCCAGCTGGAGCAACACCGCGACGCCATGTTTGCCGGCGACAGGATCAACAGCACCGAGCAACGCGCGGTGATGCATTTCCTGTTGCGACAACCGGCTCTTCCCGCTTTGGAGCAGGCGCAGTCGGCCATAAAAAACACAGCGCATGAGCTGAGCCAGGTCCACGCCACGCTGGACGCCATGCTGGCTTACGCAGAAGAGGTGCGCGCCGATGAGGCCATTACCGATGTCGTCAACATCGGCATCGGTGGCTCGGACCTGGGGCCGCAAATGGCGGTGCTGGCGCTGGGCGAATTTGCCACCACGGGCAAACGCTTTCACTTTGTCTCCAACGTTGATGGCCAGGAACTGGCCGGCGTGCTGGCGCAGTGCCAGCCGCACAGCACGCTGTTCCTCGTCGCATCCAAGACCTTCACCACCAACGAAACCATGAGCAATGCGCATTCCGCAAAGCGCTGGTTTGAGGCGGGTGGTGGCCGCGACATCAACCGGCATTTCGCCGCGCTGACGACCAATGTCGTGGCGGCCAATGCATTTGGCATACGCAGCACCTTCGGGTTTTGGGACTGGGTGGGCGGCCGCTACTCGCTGTGGTCGGCCATTGGTTTGCCGGTTGCCATCGCCATTGGCGCTGTCGGCTTTCGCGAGTTGCTGGCCGGCGCGCACGCGATGGACGAGCACTTTCGCACCGCCGCGCTGGCCCGCAACCTGCCTGTGCGCCTTGGCCTGCTGGATGTCTGGTACCGCAATTTCCACGGCTTCGGCAGCCGCAGCATCGCCCCCTACAGCAGTGCCTTGCGGCGCCTGCCGGCGTACTTGCAGCAGCTGGAAATGGAGAGCAATGGCAAACGCGTGGATACGGACGGCCAGCCCCTGCCGTTTGCGACCGCGCCGGTGCTGTGGGGCGAGCCCGGCACCAATGGTCAGCACGCCTATTTCCAGATGCTGCACCAGGGCACTTCCGTGGTGCCGATCGAGTTCGTGGCCGTCAGGAAGGCGGCGCATGGCTTGCCCGGGCACCATGAACAATTGCTGGCCAATGTGCTGGCGCAGGCACAGGCGCTGATGCAGGGCAAAAACGACGAGGGTGGCCACAGGCATTTTCCCGGCAACCGGCCCAGTACCTTTTTACTGCTGGACCAGCTCACGCCCGCCAGCCTGGGCGCGCTGATCGCCCTGCAGGAGCACCGTGTGTTTGTGAGCGGCGCCCTCTGGGGCATCAACAGCTTCGACCAGTGGGGCGTTGAGCTCGGCAAGGTGCTGGCCAAAGACATTGAGCCGCGTTTGCGCAGCGGGGATACATCGGGGCTTGACGGCTCCACGGCCGGGCTGTTGCAGCGCCTGCGCTAG
- a CDS encoding autotransporter domain-containing protein: MQKPIRYSLTAAACLLAFSAQAQLISNLYSVGDSLTDAGTYAPTTQLFVPDSGRFTTNPGLVWTQYLGQSLGLSSEAAIVNQFGAPTRTPNGGTNYAQGGSRVLLSPGVGVGAGVWFTADPVSSQVDRLLADTGGRIDGKALVTVWAGANDVLTQYGAVGLGLPVPSALGNVGTSAGDLNAQIMRLQAAGAKLILVNTLPDLGVTPFGLSQGPAGAGLLTAMSDTFNQQLLQATAGRNVLVFDTNRVLNDLRARPAAYGFTALNAATQPACLPSGSSSLLCVNPPEADTYVFADGVHPTSATHKVFAQVTLASMRAAGQNSTLAVAPLVAIRQHAQTLEGRLTSGALVVEQPDDSKIVLRPKGHLEMYTALESGRFGASTLGVRMGNEAKTTVVLVGGDITLAPNALAGLVLSHAEGDLSFSENTGGFKTRQTTVGTYATVALSPEWYLNAALAYGDLDFDNIHRDVRLGSTQLLVSSTGQTTGSYASARVGGGYILKAGRFFGGPTLSLTEERVKVKAYTEAPGPLAFSFGDTTYRSRRVSLGFNGTYDVGRIKPFARVSLEKDLNHDPLRVTMGSYASNAITVDGDRPDGLFALATLGVKGLLGGGMQWSLLYSTTVSQNDIRGWSVGAALQVPF, translated from the coding sequence ATGCAAAAACCAATCCGCTACAGCCTGACCGCCGCTGCCTGCCTTCTGGCCTTTTCGGCCCAGGCCCAGCTCATCAGCAATCTCTACTCTGTCGGCGACAGCCTGACCGATGCCGGCACCTATGCGCCGACCACGCAATTGTTCGTACCCGATTCCGGCCGCTTCACCACCAACCCTGGCCTGGTCTGGACGCAGTACCTGGGCCAGTCGCTGGGGCTTTCCAGCGAGGCGGCGATCGTCAATCAATTTGGCGCACCGACCCGGACGCCCAACGGCGGAACCAACTATGCGCAGGGCGGTTCGCGCGTCTTGCTGAGCCCTGGCGTGGGAGTCGGTGCCGGCGTCTGGTTTACGGCCGACCCGGTCAGCAGCCAGGTTGACCGCCTGCTGGCCGACACCGGCGGCCGCATTGACGGCAAAGCCCTGGTCACGGTCTGGGCGGGAGCCAACGACGTACTTACCCAATATGGCGCGGTGGGCTTGGGCTTGCCGGTGCCCTCGGCGCTGGGCAATGTCGGCACCTCGGCCGGCGACCTCAACGCCCAGATCATGCGCCTGCAGGCGGCGGGGGCCAAACTGATCCTCGTCAACACACTGCCGGATCTGGGTGTCACGCCATTCGGACTTTCTCAAGGGCCGGCGGGCGCCGGCTTGCTGACGGCGATGTCTGACACCTTCAACCAGCAACTGCTACAGGCCACCGCCGGGCGCAATGTGCTGGTGTTTGACACCAACAGGGTGCTCAACGATCTGCGGGCGCGGCCGGCTGCATACGGCTTTACCGCACTGAATGCGGCGACCCAGCCGGCCTGCCTGCCGTCCGGCAGCTCATCGCTCCTGTGCGTCAATCCCCCGGAGGCCGATACCTATGTGTTCGCCGATGGGGTGCATCCGACCTCGGCAACGCACAAGGTCTTTGCCCAGGTGACGCTGGCAAGCATGCGTGCCGCAGGCCAGAACAGCACGCTGGCGGTCGCGCCCCTGGTGGCCATCCGGCAGCATGCGCAAACGCTGGAAGGGCGCCTGACATCGGGTGCGCTGGTGGTCGAGCAGCCCGATGACAGCAAAATCGTGCTTCGTCCAAAGGGTCATCTTGAGATGTACACCGCGCTGGAGAGCGGCCGCTTTGGTGCTTCGACGCTGGGCGTGCGCATGGGCAACGAAGCCAAAACCACCGTGGTGCTGGTCGGCGGCGACATCACGCTGGCGCCCAATGCACTGGCCGGGCTGGTGCTGTCGCATGCGGAGGGCGATTTGTCATTCTCCGAAAACACCGGCGGCTTCAAGACCCGGCAGACCACCGTCGGTACCTATGCTACCGTGGCCCTGTCGCCCGAGTGGTACCTGAATGCGGCGCTGGCTTACGGCGACCTTGACTTTGACAACATTCACCGCGATGTGCGGCTGGGATCCACGCAGTTGCTGGTGTCCTCGACGGGACAAACCACCGGCAGCTATGCGTCAGCGCGCGTGGGCGGCGGCTACATCTTGAAGGCGGGCCGGTTCTTTGGCGGTCCCACGCTGTCGCTGACCGAAGAGCGCGTGAAGGTGAAGGCTTACACCGAAGCGCCCGGCCCGCTGGCCTTCAGCTTTGGCGATACCACATACAGGTCACGACGCGTGTCACTGGGTTTCAATGGCACTTACGACGTGGGGCGCATCAAACCCTTTGCCCGTGTGAGCCTGGAAAAAGACCTGAACCATGACCCCTTGCGCGTGACGATGGGCAGCTATGCGAGCAACGCCATCACCGTCGATGGCGACAGGCCGGATGGCTTGTTTGCGCTGGCAACGCTGGGCGTCAAGGGCCTGCTGGGCGGTGGCATGCAATGGAGCCTGCTGTACAGCACCACTGTGTCGCAAAACGACATCCGCGGCTGGTCGGTGGGCGCAGCCCTGCAAGTACCTTTTTAA